Within Aspergillus oryzae RIB40 DNA, chromosome 2, the genomic segment CTTGGGGGAGGTGTTCTGGTAATGGATGTCTTTTCCGGAAGATATTCCGAGATGCGCTAGTCTTCTTTGGGACCCCGCTGGCTGATACCATATGGACTGGTGGTTCCAAAAGCTGGCATCGTCGGCCTTCACCCTCCTCTCTCACCACGATTGCCGTGCATCACACGCATCGCCCGTCCTAGAGCATTCGATTTCCAAGCTTTCGTTCACATTGGAACCCCGCCTTCATGGACAGCACTTTACGTTCGCGTGAGACTACTCCAGAGACTCACCCAACTCACGGAGTTTATTTCTCGCGCGAAACCATTGTCAGCATAATTAAGTCGCTTGTTCCTGGATGCAGCATACTAACGATTGATCCCCTGGAGCATGGCAAATCGTTCAACAATCGCATCTATTTTTTGAAGATATATGTTCCCGAAGAGCTGCGTCTACACGGCCTAAACAGCGGAACGGTCAATGATATGGTTTTGAAATTGAACGGAAAGTTTTTCGACCAGACCAAAAGCGAAAATGAGGTGTCCTGCTTGTCGCTTCTCGAATATTTCGTGCCCGAAATTCCAGCACCAAGGGCTCTTGCGTGGTCCGATAGCAAGAATTCCCTCGTCCACAAGTTGACTGTCGCCGGGACCCCAGTAAAAAAGGAATTAGAGATTCATTCCGACACCGACGGACAACTTCAGGGCTGGATCTTGATGACCCGGCTTCCCGGAATTCCCTTGTCGACGTTGCATTTGGATACAgacaagctcaaggttgtcGGCGAGCAACTGGCGGATATAGTCTACCGCTGGAGAGAGTCGCTCCCTACTTGGGCGAGCGCTGGAAACCTTGCATGTGGATTGCCTCATGGGAAGGACCAAGATCCAAATTCAGTAGAAGTTGCTGGTTTGCGCATTGCGTCTTCTTCAAATATGCCTGGTTTTGGTGTCAAAGTTGTTGAGCCTATCATAAGCCAGCTTCAGTACTATCGAGTGAGGCTTGAGACACGGCTCCAGAAGCTTCAGGCACTCGATATATTTGCTGGAAATAGGCATTTAATAGCTCCAATCAGAGACTTTATCGCGGTTCGATTACCGCAGCTCGGAATAAGCAATGGGAAATATCCTTTCTTATTCACACACTACGACCTTTCTCCACGCAACGTTTTGATGTCTGTGGATCACACGAGGATCACAGGGATTATTGACTTTGAGTTTTCTGGGTTTTTCCCTGAATTAGATGAGTTTGTCAATGATTCCGTGGCGAATGAAGGCGACTGGCCCAATGCGTTTTACGAAGCATACCTGAATAGACTCGAAGTCTGCGGCATGAAAACTCCTATGAATggcatcaaagaagaacattGGAAAGAGGCCACCTGGCTTTCTCGATTAGAGGACAACATAGCGCCCTGGTGGCTTGAGAACCTGACACCAGAGGACAGGAGAAAACCCTCAGAAGATCTCCGGAAGTCAGAAACAGTGGTTTTGGAAGCAATTCGGGTACTTGGTACCGGTGTTTGAAGCTTCTTATATTGGAGAGTCTGGGGGTCGCTGGTATCCGGCACCAGCTATTTTTGCTCCCTCATTTTCATTGATGGTTTCAAGGTTTCAACCTTGAGAGAGTATGCAATTCCTAGATCTGTTTGTCATATTAgtcaagatcaacaataGACACGCTATACGGGATTCGACATTACGGCAAACGTACGCTGTGATCCATGTCAGCGAATCAATTGTCCCGTGCCTAGGAATCATGCCCCGGACTGCAATATCCAATTCATCCTCCAGGCacggttttcttttttgatagGGATTTTCCTGCTGCTTAACTCGAGCGACTCTTGATCGCAGTGCCTGGTGATTTATCACCTCACGTCTTGGTCGTGTAAAATATACCATTCAGGGTGGCTCATTTCGGTGCTTTGCATGTTCGAAAGGTAAAGGTCGGGAAGATACGAGGCAGCACAGCCCCAAAACACAGCCCCAAAACACAGCCCCAAGCAAGCCGCATTATAAATTGTACATCCCCTCGAGCTACATGAAGACAGGCAATAGACCTTTCTCGCCTTTGGGCCGTCGCTCCTAGAATGCGGGTTGCTTTCAGCAAATCGCTCTGCGAGAGATGCTCCGTTTATTCGACCTCGCACGCACCAAAAGACAGGACAGCCGAGGTGTCACTACCACTCCAACCCACCGACACAATTGACATTGAAAAGACCACATTGCAGCCGCAAAGTCTGCTAATAGCAAAGCTGCCGTCAGAAATACGCCGAAGGATATATGAACTCGCTTTCGGCACGAAGACCATCCACTTTATACGGCATGACGTGTCCAGTGGAATCCATTGCCCTTGTCCGGACAGAATGTGCAACTCTCCGGAACGGTGTGGCAACGGTGACAACTCCCAATGCTATGCGTGTACGGTATACTCACCGAGTGGATTAACACGCCGGGAACGACTGCCACCGTGGAAGAAGTCCAACCTTCTTGTGGTATGCCGCCAGATGTGAGTCAGACCGCAGAATTGTGACACACAACGGcccatttttctttgtaaatAATACCATCCCTAACACCAATGGACACGTACTAGCTATGCTGAGGCAGTCACTCTCCTTGCCTTTATCATCACCGCCAGCATCATAGCACAGGATAGGGATGACCTTCTTATTCTGACTGAGTTGCGAGGAATCCTGCCAATTACTCAATATCATGCCATAAGATCCATCGAGTTCTGCTACCACATAGCCAAGCATCGAACGAGTTTCGACGACTTTCAGCATCCTCTGTGGTTTACAAGATGGGAGGATATGTGCGCTACTCTTCAAAGTATGAGAGGGCTTCAAGACTTGCACCTGTGGATAAACAACGAATACAGCTACAACGGACGCatagatatgatatcagagcaagagcagcagatCTTGTAGCCACTTCGGGAGTTGGCCAGGTTGATTAATGTGAAGGCCGAGATTTCCTGGCCCGAAAACAGTTCTACAGGGGACGTTCTAGAACAAACATCGCTCAATATCACGCGGAGAGTCGGCTTCGTCTGTCCGTGTGCGATACTAGAAGCAAAGGCCTACATCAGCAGGAGTGCCGATGCCCAGACTACAGAAGACAATTCTTGGAGAATGCCAGCTGAGAACGAACGTCTGAGTAAGAGCAGGATCAAGGGGAATGCAAAGCACAGGAATTCAATTTGGCGGCGAATGGCTTGCTGCTAGAATGAACCTGTAAATGGCTCTTGTCCCTAAGCTATTACATATTTCGGATAATGAGATAGTAAGCACGTTCTAACTAGATGGTGCTAATCCCCTAGTATGGTTCTGAGAGCGCGCACGGGTTGTTGTATTGCTTTTCAGTTGAGCCACTGTTACTCAAATCCACCACTCTAGTGTCTCTGGGAATATGGTTCTTTAAACCACCGCAATCGTTGGTAATATCATCTCATACTAGTGTTGATACTTTGATATCCATCACCGGCATGTTCTATCGTTCCAATAATGAGTTTGTCAGAGGGTTTTTCATTATGGCGTACTCATGTGCTAGCAACGAAAGGTCGTATTAATCTGGATGTTTCTTTAGGTATGTTTCAACTGAAAGTGTTGTTTGCCTTCCGAGTCACCCCGTTTCCTCTTTAATGTCCCCACATAGCTAG encodes:
- a CDS encoding phosphotransferase family protein (predicted protein); translation: MDSTLRSRETTPETHPTHGVYFSRETIVSIIKSLVPGCSILTIDPLEHGKSFNNRIYFLKIYVPEELRLHGLNSGTVNDMVLKLNGKFFDQTKSENEVSCLSLLEYFVPEIPAPRALAWSDSKNSLVHKLTVAGTPVKKELEIHSDTDGQLQGWILMTRLPGIPLSTLHLDTDKLKVVGEQLADIVYRWRESLPTWASAGNLACGLPHGKDQDPNSVEVAGLRIASSSNMPGFGVKVVEPIISQLQYYRVRLETRLQKLQALDIFAGNRHLIAPIRDFIAVRLPQLGISNGKYPFLFTHYDLSPRNVLMSVDHTRITGIIDFEFSGFFPELDDYFCSLIFIDGFKVSTLREDFPAA